The segment ATTTTGCAGACGaggatttttttccttcaaattGTAATGAGCGTATTTTCTAATGCACTTCgagtataacagtaatgattcgAGCACTTGCTAAACAAACGAGGCAGCACGGCAGTTTATACAGTGGTCTCGTAGTCAATACAGACGATATCGTCAGAATGGGCGCGTTGTCACCAGCTGTCTTTCTCCGGGGGTATGAGGAGGTCCTGGGTGTTGCTCTTCAGGCCGTGTCCATTGTTGACAGCTGCCGTCGCTGCAGCCACCACTGACTTCTGCATGTGCGTCTGTATGCGATGAACAATCACTGCAATAAAGAGTGATACTAGAGATAGCAACAAGACACTAGCTGCTGCCAAGTAGACCCAAGGGAGTGCAGCTAAGAGACCGCATGCTGCAGCCCCCTCGTCCAGTCCGGAGGGACAGTGCGGCGTTCCGTCACACCATAATTCCTTTGGTAGACAAGCACTAATGTCTGGACAGCGATGGGGGCAAGGGTCTTCCTTGGCTGTTGGGACGCTAGGTTTTCTCAAAGGCCTCCAGATTCCAACCCAGGATATTAGGAAGCGGCCGGAATAATTTCCAATATATTCCACAAATAAGTCTCGAGATTCTGGACGTTTTATTGGCTCTATGAAATCGTACTCTTCCGTAGTGGTTGGCGGTAAGCTGCTCGTTGAAATGCTCTCATTCTGCCACGTGtattcgtcttcgtcctcgtacTGGAATCGGAATTCGTAGTCTTCCCACCCACTGCTAAAGATGTGCGTAAAAACATCGCGACGCTCGGGGCAGATAGAGGCAAGAGGTGTGACCCCTCCTGCTGCAAATACGTTGATCCTCGAAGCCACTTCACAGTTAGTGTCTGTGGCAGTAAAGCCTCGCACtctcaggaaaagaaaagacgaatcgGTAGCGCTAATCAGACGTGGAAGCCCCGCACAGAGGTCTCCTCGCCCAGCGCCAACTGTAAAATTCCCATAACGACCGTTCAGGTGGCGAACAGTCTCATTGCAGCCCTCAATGACCTCCAGGGGTGCATCGAGCACGTTATATTCCCCTTCAAAAAAATAATCGTTGTAATCCTCATTTGGAGTCATGTTTGAGATACTGAATGTTAGCCGAACGCGGTTCGTATAAGAAATTATGTTATATGACTGACCGTTAGATACGTTGCAAAGGCACGCCCTTTCTACAGGCACGAAGGACCAAGGTTCCTCTGTAATTCTTATGGCTGGCTCGCCCGGTTGACCTCCATGAGAACATTCATGACGTCGAGAAGCATGTCGATACACAGTGGTGCAGTTCGAGCCCATTTTTGACCTTAAGATGCGCAGCGAAATACGTTGGTGTGATGGGACATGGAAAGTGTACTCGCACAAGAGTCTTTTAGCTCCACCTCGACCAAACATAAACACATCTctgggagaggcaaagagacggTCAGGTCGTACTCTAAAGGTGCGGTCACACAGGCCTCCCCAAGGCGTAGGTTCCCCCCACTGCCTTGTATCTACAAACTCGTATCTTGCCAGAAATTCGACATGCGAAGGAGCAGTACCGGCAGCGTATCTTAGAAGCAGCGTCATTGCTGGCTGGGTCGACACATAACTATCCTGAGGTGAACAGGAAGCCGAGTGCGGGCTGGGGGCGTGGACGCCACTGCACACACGCGGAATTTTGTCTAATTTACAGAACTTGCCAAGTAACGTTGTTGAATTTTCCTCGCCTGTTCCGGTGGTAAGTCCATCATGGATTTGAAATGTGTTCGGGCATTTGGCTGGGCGAGGCATCTCCGGGTGCAGAACATGACGGTAGTGCAGGAAGTATAGCCACACGATTTCAGAACTACCCGCTTTGAGCTGCCATATACAGGTAGTGTTTGCTAAAAGCGAATGTTCTACAGTCTGCACATACCCACTCCGTTGACCTTGACTGCTTATCACATACTCGCACTTGGAGCCTCGAGGCACGTATGCTGTCGATTCCCGATCAACAAACTTTACTTCAACGTCTAATTCGAAGCCATAAGTGCGCCTACGGGGAGAGTCTTGGAAAGGAAAATCGTAGGGCGAGGCGTGAAAAAGCAAGAGCATGTCTGGCCCACTGGAAGTCAACCCGGTCAGCGCCGCGCCCCCTTTGCAGAAAGTAGAGAGGACAGGCGCTGTTGTCTTGTTTCCATCGAACACCACCAGGTAATCGTGAAGAGTGTGGCAGGATTTCCCCACCTCCAACTGCCTCTCCCGGGACAGGTGCGGCGCATTCCGGTCCTTAATGTAAATGAGATGAGGATTTCGCTGGAGGACCCTCACGAGGGCGATCTTTCCGTCCGGTATGTGGGTCTGCCGAACGTGATAGTAACATGTGAGGTTACGTGGGTATATCCCCGGGAAGTTGGGGGACTGTATCTTGCAGTTCTTTTTATCGCAGTTTACGAAGGACTTATCACAAAAAGAGTGCGTAACATCTTCGCCACGGTAACTGCGTTTGTAAGGCGGGCCGTAGCGCAAAACCGCTTTCTCCTTCTGTAAGAACCGATAGGAGAGGCGCAGCATGATGTTGTCCTGCGGCTGGAAGCTGCCCCGTTCTTCCTCGTTCTTCTCGCTGATGTTGAACACCCGCAGCATCACCGTGATGGCTGTGGTTTCGGAGTAGTAGACGTTGTGGCCCCACGACGTCCCGCACCAGAAGCCGGCGTTGAGGGGACGACTCAGCTCCTCGATCTGCATGTGGCCGTCGGGGCAGCCATCCTTCGTGTGCGAGATGAATCTGTGGGGGAAAGCTCAAGTGAAAAACAAAGGCCATGGAGGGatatcttttattataataaagccTGAGATTTAATAGTAATTTtcctaaaaaaatgataaaccaaCACGACAGATCTTTAAAAAATCAACGTTCCACTTTCTTTTAGCAATCTATTCTAAATTATCTGAATTCACTACATGGACaaaacccctcccccacacacacaaacgcgcgcacgcatacacaaacacacacacacacccacacacacacacacacacacacacacacacacacacacacacacacacacacacacacacacacacacacacacacacacactcacacacacacacacacacacacatacacacacacacacacacacacacacacacacacacacacacacacacaccatcgttCCTCATCGTGGGATTTTCCACGAACCTGCCCAGTGTGAACTTCTCAATGCTCAGCTGGACGAGGTCGCCGTACAGCTTCCCGGAGGCGAAGAACGTCAGCTGACAGAAGTGTGGCAGAGTCTCCTTGTGAGGACGAGGGACGTGCAAGGTATAGGTCGAGCCGATTCTGCCGTAGTAGGTTCTGTTGCAGGCTGCGAGGGAACGAGGGACATCGTTAGACTTGGCAGTGACGAGGAAGCAGGTAAGTTAACGATAGTTGATTCAAGTTTCCGCTATTTTATATGCACAGATAAACAGAagtacagagatacatacatacacacacatgtataaatttatatatatatatatatatatatatatatatatatacatacatatatatatatatatatacatatatacacacacatacatatatatatatatatatatatatatatttatatatatatgtatatacatatatatatatatatatatatatatatatataatttatatacacacacacacacacacacacacacacacacacacacacacacacacacacatatatatatatatatatatatatatatatatatacatataaatgtatgtatatatatacacacacacacgcatatacacatatacacacacacacgcacgcacacacgcacacacacacacacacacacacacacacacacacacacacacacacacacatatacacatacacaaatacatatgtatataaatatataaacagataaaaagatagatatgtaggtagatagagagaggctgataaacaaataaaaagtgagatagagaaagaggcagacagacagatgaattgaTACATTgctagagatagaaatagatagatagatagaaaaagatagatagctagattggtagagatatacaggtagatagatagctagatagctagatagaagtatggatagataggtaaatagatacactcacacacacacacacacacacacacacacacacacacacacacacacacacacacatacacacacacatacactgacacacacacagatatatatatatatatatatatatatatatatatatgtatatataaataaataaatatatgtatatatacacatatatatatgcatatatacatatgtatatagaatgatagataggtagatagatagaaaaatagatagaagatagatagatagacagataaatcgatagatagatagatataaatagatagacatatatatata is part of the Penaeus chinensis breed Huanghai No. 1 chromosome 2, ASM1920278v2, whole genome shotgun sequence genome and harbors:
- the LOC125034212 gene encoding uncharacterized protein LOC125034212 — its product is MHYPGHGCFPFITLANSPNLVFAGSEAMWWAWITVWALMGVRATWAACTMAEFPCRNKQCISLDRYCDGEQDCDDDSDEPPGCTPCNRTYYGRIGSTYTLHVPRPHKETLPHFCQLTFFASGKLYGDLVQLSIEKFTLGRFISHTKDGCPDGHMQIEELSRPLNAGFWCGTSWGHNVYYSETTAITVMLRVFNISEKNEEERGSFQPQDNIMLRLSYRFLQKEKAVLRYGPPYKRSYRGEDVTHSFCDKSFVNCDKKNCKIQSPNFPGIYPRNLTCYYHVRQTHIPDGKIALVRVLQRNPHLIYIKDRNAPHLSRERQLEVGKSCHTLHDYLVVFDGNKTTAPVLSTFCKGGAALTGLTSSGPDMLLLFHASPYDFPFQDSPRRRTYGFELDVEVKFVDRESTAYVPRGSKCEYVISSQGQRSGYVQTVEHSLLANTTCIWQLKAGSSEIVWLYFLHYRHVLHPEMPRPAKCPNTFQIHDGLTTGTGEENSTTLLGKFCKLDKIPRVCSGVHAPSPHSASCSPQDSYVSTQPAMTLLLRYAAGTAPSHVEFLARYEFVDTRQWGEPTPWGGLCDRTFRVRPDRLFASPRDVFMFGRGGAKRLLCEYTFHVPSHQRISLRILRSKMGSNCTTVYRHASRRHECSHGGQPGEPAIRITEEPWSFVPVERACLCNVSNGQSYNIISYTNRVRLTFSISNMTPNEDYNDYFFEGEYNVLDAPLEVIEGCNETVRHLNGRYGNFTVGAGRGDLCAGLPRLISATDSSFLFLRVRGFTATDTNCEVASRINVFAAGGVTPLASICPERRDVFTHIFSSGWEDYEFRFQYEDEDEYTWQNESISTSSLPPTTTEEYDFIEPIKRPESRDLFVEYIGNYSGRFLISWVGIWRPLRKPSVPTAKEDPCPHRCPDISACLPKELWCDGTPHCPSGLDEGAAACGLLAALPWVYLAAASVLLLSLVSLFIAVIVHRIQTHMQKSVVAAATAAVNNGHGLKSNTQDLLIPPEKDSW